From the Gallaecimonas kandeliae genome, one window contains:
- a CDS encoding ABC transporter ATP-binding protein, producing MNAILQCKQLTKRYHQGETTVEALRGVDLCFDKGEFVSISGPSGSGKSTLLHIIGSLEQPSAGEVILDGTPLFEESKQQLADLRLNRIGFVFQAYNLIPVLTAAENIEFILQLQGVDATSRRARSSELLEQVGLAGLGDRKPGQLSGGQQQRVAVARALANHPAIVLADEPTANLDSKNSDELLALMSRLNEESKVTIIVATHDPKVIAHTKRHIVLTDGLIESDQSKAA from the coding sequence ATGAACGCCATCTTGCAATGTAAACAGCTGACCAAGCGCTACCATCAGGGCGAGACGACGGTGGAAGCCCTGCGCGGCGTGGATCTGTGCTTCGACAAGGGGGAGTTCGTGTCCATCTCCGGCCCCTCTGGTTCGGGGAAAAGCACCCTGCTGCACATCATCGGCAGCCTGGAGCAGCCTTCGGCGGGGGAAGTGATCCTCGACGGCACGCCTTTGTTCGAGGAAAGCAAACAGCAGCTTGCCGACCTGCGCCTCAACCGCATCGGCTTCGTGTTCCAGGCCTATAACCTGATCCCGGTACTGACGGCCGCCGAAAATATCGAATTTATCCTGCAGTTGCAGGGTGTGGACGCCACCAGCCGCAGGGCACGCTCTTCCGAGCTCTTGGAGCAGGTCGGCCTGGCCGGCCTCGGTGACCGCAAGCCCGGCCAGCTTTCCGGCGGCCAGCAGCAGCGGGTGGCGGTGGCCAGGGCCCTGGCCAACCATCCGGCCATAGTGCTGGCGGACGAGCCCACCGCCAACCTCGACTCGAAAAACTCCGACGAGCTCCTGGCCTTGATGTCCAGGCTCAATGAAGAGTCCAAGGTGACCATCATAGTCGCCACCCACGATCCCAAGGTGATAGCCCACACCAAAAGGCACATAGTGCTCACCGACGGGCTGATCGAAAGCGACCAGAGCAAGGCGGCCTGA